Part of the Candidatus Micrarchaeota archaeon genome, TATAACGTAATGACCACTGCCGACACAGGGAACCCGTAGTCCTCTATAGCATCTATCATCTTAAGAGTGAAATCGCGGTACGATATACCTAAGGTCCCCATACGTTTACCCGACCCCAGCGCCTTAGCACTTACACATACTACGAACTCGACATGCTTTTTGATCGCTTCCAACACACGCATCTTACAATCTAAATCGTAACCCGGGAGAACACGTGCCGCATGGTAATCGTACAACAGTTTACCGCCTGTTTCAAGATACAGTTTATGGAATTTCGATGTCCGATCAGTTATCGCACGACTTTGTTCATCGATGTACGTATCCGTGTCAAACCCAGTTTTACCTAAATATGTGAAATGCATATCACGATAATAAAAACAGTAAATTTTTATAACTAACCTATTGACCATGCTGAAACGGACCGATGCTGGATACGATTGCGAATAAATCCGGTTAACTCGATACGAAGAGTTATGCATTCCAATACTCTTTATCTTATATTCTTGTACTTCCTTTCTTACTGGCTTTTTACTTCACTTTCCTTTTTCTCTATCTATACACCTACCTATGAAAAATCTATCCTTTCGTAAATCATACCTATACCTGTTTTATTTTCCGATAATCTTCAAGATAACCGAACTCCCTTATACTTCTCTTTTTACTTCGTATCCAACCGCGCAAGATAATTTTTATAAAGAAATGTTCACAAAGGCAGATGTAACCCTACGATTGCGAATGACTCAGGTTAACTCGTTTGGCTAAGTCGCGCAAAGGATATTCTCCAGAGTTTACACGAGGTCATGGGTTAAAGTAAAACGGATGCCAATCCTAAGAAAGATAAGAACCCGCATACGTCGGTTGCTGTGGTGATAAAGATCGTTGCTGATGATGCAGGGTCTTTACCGAGTCGTTTCAACACCAGAGGTATCAGCGTTCCGAAGAATCCTGCTATCATAAGGTTGATGACCATAGCCAATGCGATCACTAATCCTAGAACCGGATTACCGTTTAATAACCATGCTACTAACGCTACAAGGCTACCTGTTATTACACCGTTGACGATGCCTGCTAACACTTCGTTTATGAGTATCGATTTGGCCCGTGTCCTGTCGATTTTGTTCAGAGCCAATCCGCGTACGATGACTGCCAGCGTCTGTGTACCTGCGTTACCTCCCATACCTGCAACTATCGGCATGTACACCGCAAGAAGCACATATGCCTGGATAGTCTTTTGAAACAATGATACTACCGAGGCGGCCAAAAATTCGGTCATCAGGTTTATGACCAGCCAGTTGTACCTGTGTCTAACTTTAGTTATGAAAGGGTCGAAAACATCTTCTTCCTCTGATACACCGGCAAACTGGTATAGGTCTTGAGTGGTGCGTTCACCGATCAGTCTGAGGATGTCATCCGAGTAGATCACACCGAGTATGCTTTCATCATCATCCAGAACTACTATTTTGTTGTGTTTGTGTTTTCTGAACGTGTTTATCACTGCGTCTTCGTCAGAATCGTACCTGATCACAGGTACACGATGCACGTACGGACCGACCCTCTCTTTTCCTTTATGCAGTACCAGTTCGTGGATCGGCAGTTCACCTATGAGATATCCATCTTTCACGACCAGTATTACAGGGATCTTACCTGTTCTTTTTTCATGACGTTTTGTTATCTTAGCCAACTCGTCAAAAGTCGTTTCGGGTGTAACTTCCACGTAATCAAGACTCATCATCCCAGCAGCGGTTCGTGGATCAAACTTCAGCAGAAAATCTACCTTCTCTCTTATGTCCCTCCCCAACCTCTTCAAAAGTTTGGAACGTCTATCACGGTTGGAGATCAACTGAAGAAGGTCAGTAACTTCGTCGGGACTCAGGTAATGTGATATTGTCAGTATCTCATCGTCTTTCAATGTGTTGATCAACATCATACCTTTTCTTTTACTCAAGGAGAGGATTACTTCTCCCTTGAGGTTATTCGGTACGGACTTGAATATCTTAATTAGTTTATCCGGATTTCTGATGCGTTTGAGTTCTTGAACATAATCCGAGACGCTCTTATAAACTGATGCTTGTTTACGCATATTGATAAACCACAGATCCATTTTTAAATTCTATGCATAACCTTTTTTTGATTGGATTCAATCGCGAATAAATCTCGATTAAGTCGATGTGCAGAATTAAGTTTTCATCAGAACCCCCATCTTCACATTTTCATATACCTATAACCGACCTCTTATACACGTCTCATTTTACTTCATCTCGACTCGCTTGATTTTATAACGATTTATTCGCAAAGGGGGCTTTGATTACTAACCAAAAGATTTATAATCTCAAAGTCCCTCATTTCCCACAAGGGTTTATAAAGATTATTCGTAAAGTAGTCTTAAAAACAAGACAATATATCTAAAAACAAGACCGGGGGATGACCATGCTTTCTGACGATATAGCGTTTGTTATCTACATTGTAAACATCATGATTGCGATACTGTTCACGTACAAACTGATTCTTATAACGCACCAGCGCAGGGGTAAAAGTCTTTCCAGAACCTACTATATCTTTTCGTTATCGTTCATACTTTTTCTCTCTTTACAGGTGATTCAACTGGCCCGCGTTTTGCCCGATTATCCGTGGGGATTGTTGGAAGCCGTGACAGAACTGGTCTTCCTTATTTCGGTCATGTACATGTTTCTGTTGATGAACCGCACTATACGTGGATACGAAGAACTTATCGAGATGAATAGAAAACCTCCCATACGTGATGTGGAATAAAAGGGGAAAAAAGAATTGATAAAAAAAGCACTACTCCAGATACAGGGAACCTTTAACTATTTCCTTTACTTTCTCGAGGTCCGTTTCAGCAGGTTTGATAGCGACATGGGCAATGCCTTTATCCTTACCCAATAGATAAACCGCTTCCAGATTTATTCCTTCCCGTGCCAACGCTTTTGTTACCTTTGCCAGCTCACCCGGTCGATCATCTATCTTTACTATTATTACATCACCGACCCGAATGTTATACCCAGACATACTGAGTATTCTTTCAGCGGTTGCGGGATCGCTGGTAACGATCCTTATTATTCCCTTGTCACCTACCCCGTGGGCAGAAATCGCTTCCATGTTGACTCCAGCATGTCCTAATCTGTGACAGATGTCTGCCAATGCACCCACTTCGTTCTTACAGATTACAGTAATCTCTTTCATCATCCCGTTCACCCCTATTCCAATTTGCACAAATCTGTTTAAAAACCTTTTTTGTTATATTTTTCGGTTTTACGCTTGTGAATAAATCCAATCAACTCGATGCTGAGAATTAAATTTTCTGAATTAAATTTTATGCCGAACCATCTACTGAACCTCATCCCTCATTTTCATATACATCTAGTGAATGGATCAGCGATTCAAATCAACGATGACTGTTTTGAGTTTAGGCAGGTTACAAAATTCCGTATGGTAATTATACGCCCCTGCATTGAGAAACACTATCTTATCGCCTCTTCGGAGTTTGGACGGTAATCTCACTCTGTAACGGAAGATATCGTACGAATCGGGTGTTTCACCCTTGATCAGATATTCGTAACCTTCTTCCCCATCTTCCAGTTCGTTTTCAACCAGAAGTCTCAAGTTGAGTACTATCGTATCCATAAAAGTGTTGTAAACCGAACAATTTATGATGACATTGTTATCGTATATGTTCTTAACGAACGCTACCAGTTTGATCGGTGGCGCGGCCAGGTACCTACCCGGTTCCACTATCATTTTTACACCTTTGGAATTCACCCATTCCCTCGTTTCCTTTATCTGTTTCAGCACGTTTTCTAAAATTTCCACACGATAATTCTTGTACCGTACCGGAATACCGCCCCCTATGTTCAGATAATCTATATCCTCAATTATATCCCCGATGACTTCTGAGAGTTCATCTTTTAAGTCCCACTCGCTGACGTTCTGCGTCTTACGATGGACGTGAATACCGAGTTTGTCGATGTAACTCTTCTCTCTGAACCGTCTGATCGAATCTTCGACATCTTCCGACCGCATACCGTAAACGAAATATTTTCCCGTCTGAAGAGTATGCTCTTTCAATCTCATTCTGAGGAGAAGGTTGACCTTTTGGTCGGGCATCCTTTTTCTTTCCAGGTGTTCCGCCAGAACGTTCAGGTCGTTTTTGTTGTCTACTACGAACGACCTTACACCTTTATTCAACAGGTAGTCTATCTCGGATCCGTCCCATCCCTGAGCGAAATACCAGATTCTTGATTTATCTTCAATCTTCTCCAACGAACCGAACGTATGTACTCCGAACCACACATCTGTCTCTTTTTCAAGTATTCTTCCGACTATCTCGTTGGTTTTGAAACTGTACGACACGTAATCAGCAAGTTCTCTCACCCTATCCAACTGTTCAAAGAGCACTTTTCTACTCAGTAGAAAATACGGGTCGGGCAGTTCGGAACATTTCTCGCTCATTCCATGTTCACCCCTCTTGAATCTTTAGCTTCTCTCCTAACATCCTATTTCAGCAAACCTTCTTCGTACAACGTGTCCATGACATAACTTATCATCAACGGATATGTGATTGTGACATCCCCTATCACCGTAACGGCTTCTGAATCATCCTTGATCTTACCCCAACTCTTCGCTTCATCGGTCGTTGCACCGCTCATACTACCGGAAGAATGGTGGGATGTTGTCATGTACACGGCATAATCCATACCTCCGTTGATAAGAGCTGCCAGGATCGCATGATGTTTCGATACTCCACCACCTAAAGAGATCAATCCCTTCCGTTCATCTTGCGATGTCGTTATAATAATATTGTAGAAATCCTTCACAACGTCAACCATGAAATCCTTGTGCTTCTGCTGAAACATAAACAGATGAAATCCTAAAGCTCCATCGGTAACAGCGGGACAGAATATCGGCACGTCATGCTTTGCGGCTTGATAAAGTATAGAGTTCTCGTCATCTAAGCATAATCCTATCTCTTTAAACATCTCGGAAGGAGTCCAAACATGCTTTTTTTCGTACATCTTCTTCAACAGTTTTTGCATCATTCCTTCGAACCTTTCATAACTTTCGTTCGTTATATATATGTTACCTATTCTGTTCATGCCCTTTTCATAGAGTTCGATATCATCTGCGCTGAACCTCCCCAGGATAAACCTTTCTCCAACAGATTTCATTATGTCTTCTTCGATACCGCCGACGGTAGTAACGATGACGTCTGCTAATCCATACTTTA contains:
- the mgtE gene encoding magnesium transporter: MRKQASVYKSVSDYVQELKRIRNPDKLIKIFKSVPNNLKGEVILSLSKRKGMMLINTLKDDEILTISHYLSPDEVTDLLQLISNRDRRSKLLKRLGRDIREKVDFLLKFDPRTAAGMMSLDYVEVTPETTFDELAKITKRHEKRTGKIPVILVVKDGYLIGELPIHELVLHKGKERVGPYVHRVPVIRYDSDEDAVINTFRKHKHNKIVVLDDDESILGVIYSDDILRLIGERTTQDLYQFAGVSEEEDVFDPFITKVRHRYNWLVINLMTEFLAASVVSLFQKTIQAYVLLAVYMPIVAGMGGNAGTQTLAVIVRGLALNKIDRTRAKSILINEVLAGIVNGVITGSLVALVAWLLNGNPVLGLVIALAMVINLMIAGFFGTLIPLVLKRLGKDPASSATIFITTATDVCGFLSFLGLASVLL
- a CDS encoding ACT domain-containing protein; amino-acid sequence: MNGMMKEITVICKNEVGALADICHRLGHAGVNMEAISAHGVGDKGIIRIVTSDPATAERILSMSGYNIRVGDVIIVKIDDRPGELAKVTKALAREGINLEAVYLLGKDKGIAHVAIKPAETDLEKVKEIVKGSLYLE
- a CDS encoding decarboxylase gives rise to the protein MSEKCSELPDPYFLLSRKVLFEQLDRVRELADYVSYSFKTNEIVGRILEKETDVWFGVHTFGSLEKIEDKSRIWYFAQGWDGSEIDYLLNKGVRSFVVDNKNDLNVLAEHLERKRMPDQKVNLLLRMRLKEHTLQTGKYFVYGMRSEDVEDSIRRFREKSYIDKLGIHVHRKTQNVSEWDLKDELSEVIGDIIEDIDYLNIGGGIPVRYKNYRVEILENVLKQIKETREWVNSKGVKMIVEPGRYLAAPPIKLVAFVKNIYDNNVIINCSVYNTFMDTIVLNLRLLVENELEDGEEGYEYLIKGETPDSYDIFRYRVRLPSKLRRGDKIVFLNAGAYNYHTEFCNLPKLKTVIVDLNR
- a CDS encoding deoxyhypusine synthase family protein, encoding MRRYVKDIVWKPHMTVKQLVEEYGGVGFQSSLLNRAAETVVKMKKNGAKIYLTFTSNMVTSGLRGLFAQTIKYGLADVIVTTVGGIEEDIMKSVGERFILGRFSADDIELYEKGMNRIGNIYITNESYERFEGMMQKLLKKMYEKKHVWTPSEMFKEIGLCLDDENSILYQAAKHDVPIFCPAVTDGALGFHLFMFQQKHKDFMVDVVKDFYNIIITTSQDERKGLISLGGGVSKHHAILAALINGGMDYAVYMTTSHHSSGSMSGATTDEAKSWGKIKDDSEAVTVIGDVTITYPLMISYVMDTLYEEGLLK